The genomic stretch GGCGTGAACTTCACCGGCAGATGCTTGATGCCGCCGATGAAGGTGGAGCGGAGGCGCTGGGGCGGCCCGGCGAGGTCGATGTCGGGGAAGCGGCGGAAGAGCTCCTGGAAGAGGACCTTGAGCTCGAGGCGGGCGAAGCCGGCGCCGAGGCAGAAGTGCTCGCCGATGCCGAAGGCGAGGTGGTCGTTCGGGGTGCGGGTGATATCGAAGACGTCGGCGTTCGGGAAGACGTCTTCGTCGCGGTTGACGGAGGGGTACCACATGACGACGCGCTCACCGGCCTTAATCGGCTGGTGGCGGATAGCGGTGTCCTCCTTCGCGACGCGGGCCATGTGGGTGACCGGCGAGACCCAGCGGAGGATCTCCTCAACGGCGGAGTCGATGAGCGACATGTCGTTGAGGAGCTTCTTCTTCTGGTCGGGGTGTTCGCAGAGGGCGAGGAGGCCGCCGGACATGGCATTCCGGGTGGTTTCGTTGCCGGCGAGGATGAGGAGGAAGCAGAACCAGAGGATGTCCTCATCGGTGAGCTTTTCGCCGTCGACTTCGGAGTCGATGAGGAGGGAGATGATGTCCTCGGTGCGGGCGGTCTTGCGCTGCATGAGGGCCTGGGCGAAGTAGCCGAACATCTGCATGGTGCCCATGTTGCCCGTGATGCGGGCGGCCTCGGGGGTGCCGCGCTGGTCCTCGGGGACGTCGGTCTGGTATTCGGGGTCGCCGGAGCCGAGGACCTTGTTGGTGAGGGCGAACATCAGCTCCCAGTCTTTTTCGGGGACGCCGAGCATCTGGCAGATGACGGCGAGGGGGATGTTGCAGGCGACGTCGAGGACGAAGTCGGACTCGCCCTTCTTGGCGATGCGGTCGAGGAGGATGTTGGTGGTTTCGCGGATTTTGGGTTCCCAGAGGGCGACGGCGCGTGGGGTGAAGCCCTTGTTGACGAGGCGCCGCATTTTGACGTGGCGCGGCGGGTCCATCGTGATGATCATCTTGCCGTTGCCCTGGGCGGCGAGGAGGGCCTCGCTCTCATCGATGGGCTCGTACTCGGTGATGCCTTTTTCGGAGCTGAAGATCTCCGGGTGGCGGGAGACGAAGAGGACGTCCTCGTATTTGACGAGGTTCCAGTGGCCCTTGACGTCCTGGGTCGGGGGCGTCCAGGAGATTGGGTCCTCTTTGCGGAGGAGCTTGAACGCCTGGTGGGAGAGGCCCTGCTCGAAGAGGAGGCCATCGTTGAGGTCGATATCGGCGAGGGTGAGGGTCTGGGCTTCGGTGGTCACGTTGTGCTCCGCTGTGCTGTCTGGCTGGGTTCTGTCCCGGGTGATTTACCGTCCGGTCGATAGGGTACGACACTGGCGCCCGGGCCGGAAGACGTGGGGGGCGCCAGGCCGCGGGGTCAGCGTTCCGGGGTAAACCGGACGGGCATGTGCTTGATGCCGTTGATGAAGGTGGAGCGGAGGCGCTCCGGGGGGCCGACGACTTCGATATCGGGGAAGCGGCGGAAGAGTTCTTCGAACATGACCTTCAGCTCTTTGCGGGCGAAGCCGGCGCCGAGGCAGAAGTGCTCGCCGATGCCG from Tepidiforma thermophila encodes the following:
- a CDS encoding cytochrome P450, whose amino-acid sequence is MTTEAQTLTLADIDLNDGLLFEQGLSHQAFKLLRKEDPISWTPPTQDVKGHWNLVKYEDVLFVSRHPEIFSSEKGITEYEPIDESEALLAAQGNGKMIITMDPPRHVKMRRLVNKGFTPRAVALWEPKIRETTNILLDRIAKKGESDFVLDVACNIPLAVICQMLGVPEKDWELMFALTNKVLGSGDPEYQTDVPEDQRGTPEAARITGNMGTMQMFGYFAQALMQRKTARTEDIISLLIDSEVDGEKLTDEDILWFCFLLILAGNETTRNAMSGGLLALCEHPDQKKKLLNDMSLIDSAVEEILRWVSPVTHMARVAKEDTAIRHQPIKAGERVVMWYPSVNRDEDVFPNADVFDITRTPNDHLAFGIGEHFCLGAGFARLELKVLFQELFRRFPDIDLAGPPQRLRSTFIGGIKHLPVKFTPEK